The Kribbella sp. NBC_00662 nucleotide sequence GCGACGGCTGGAGTGGAGGTGGTCGACGTACCGCTGGAGCTTCAGCCCACGGAGCAGGCGTGGCAGGTGCTGTCCGACCTGGACAACGGGCGTGGCGTGGAGGAGAGCGCCGCGAGGCGGGCGCGGGAGGTGCGGGACTTGAACAACACGGCGCTCGCCGATCTGTTCGCCGAGGTGGATGTGCTCGTGACGCCGACCACGCTGACTGTTGCCCATGGCTACGATCAGCACGAGGAGACGATCGTGACCGGTGACCCGTGCTGGGTGTTCAACGTGACTGGCCATCCCGCGGTGAGTGTGCCGGCCGGAATGTCGCAGGGACTGCCGGTGGGTGCGCAGGTTGTTGCGCCGCACGGGGCGGACGAGATTGCGCTCGCGGTCGCTCGCCTGCTGCTGGTGGAGCTGCCTCCGCCGCCGGTCCGCTGACTGGGGGTGGGAGGGCCTTTGCCACGGTGTTGGCGAGGTCGACAGCTGAGGCCTGCTTGCGGTCCGGAGTGGTCTCGCCGCGGGCGGTCGGGGAGCGCAGCGGCTCGGGCTTGGTGAAGTCGGAGATCGCGGCGACGACCGGCGGCGTATAGATCTCCTCGCGTACGGCGGTGGTCGGCGCGGCCGGCGGAGCAGGCGGGCGGAGGACTTCCTTCACCTCGATGCGCAAGAACTTGACGAGTTCCTTCGCGCGGAGGACACGGCTACGCCGAAGTACATGAATCTCACCCGCCAGCGACGCCTTCTCCCGCCAGCCGACGTCGAACATGATCCGCCCCAGCCGGAAGCCGGGATTCGTCTCGCCGCCGGGATACCCGCGCGCCCCACCGTCGGTGAAGAACTCGCTGTAGAACGCCCCCTCATCCTCGAACTTCAGCACATTCCACGCGCGGAACGTATCCGTCGGCAGCTCACCCCGCACCCATGCCTCGTCCATCAGCGCGTGCGACTCGGCATTCAACGGGCGATGCCCGACATAGCGGTACTGCGGACGCTCGCCCCGCCGGCGCCGCTCGTACTCGGCGATGATCTGCGGCCACTCGTCCGCCGAGATCGCCCTCGCCAACCGCGACGCGAACGAGGTCCGTGCCCGCAACTCGGCCCGCGAGGTGACCGGATGATCCGTCCGCCCGGTCATCGTCTCGAGCTTGTCCATCACGAACGTCTCGCCGTTCGACCCGACCCGCTCCCACCGGGTGACCTTCAGCGAAGGACCTCCCGTCAGCGCGTTGAGACCACGCAGCGCCGCGATGCCGATCCGGTAGAGCGGGACGCGACGGCGCATGATGCGCGTCTCCCAGCGAATCCGATCGTCGCTGTCCAGCCACGCAGTACCAACGAGGGGCCGGCTCATCCCGGATGGTCCGCGCGCCAGTTCTTGATCATCTGTTCCATGTCGGTGTGGATGAAGGCGAAGAAGTCCGCGGCCTCGGTCAGCCGGCGTGCGACAGGGGAGTCGGCGGCGAAGAGCGCCGCGCCCGAGCGGCTGGTCGACTCCCACTCGCTCAGCGCGAGGTTGCGGCGTTCGAGGATCGCGGCGAAGACGTCCTCGCGGATGCGGTAATGATCCTTGCGTGAACCGGGCAGCCGCTCGCGGGAGATGAACGACACCTGCAGCAACTGCCGTACGGCGCCGGACACCGCGGGCTGACTGATCTTCAGCGCCTCGGCCAGCTCGGCCGCCGTCATCGTGCCGGTCGGGCTGACCAGCATCGCGCCCATCACCCGGGCCGACATCGTCGGTACGCCGCTGTTGGCCAGCACGCCCGCGAACCGTTCGACGAACTGGCTCACGGCCTCCAGACTCGGTTCCTCCGCCATGGTTGAAGCTTACAGTAATTTGATCTATCGCAATTATCACAAACTTCTGATAATTTGAATCCATGACCACGACCACCGACACCGCAGCGCCGACGCTCACCGGCGGCCGCCGCTTCGGCGTACTCATCGCCCTGTGTCTCGCCGTCCTCGTCCTCGGCCTGGACACGACCGTGCTCAACGTCGCGCTGCCGACGCTCGCCAAGGACCTGGACGCGTCGACCAGCCAGCTGCAATGGATGGCGAACAGCTACAACCTCGTCCTCGCGGCGCTGCTGCTGCCCGCCGGTCTGCTCGGCGACCGGTTCGGGCGGCGGAAGATCATCGCGATCGCGCTCACCCTGTTCGGCCTCGCGTCGCTGGCGTGTGCCCTGTCCGACTCGGCCGGCCAGTTGATCGCCGCCCGCGCGTTCCTCGGGATCGGTGCGGCGATGATCGTCCCGGTCGCGCTGTCGCTGATCACCGTGCTGTTCCGCACCGAGGAGGAGCGGAAGAAGGCGATCGGGTTCTTCGTGGTTGCCAACAGCATCGGTATGCCGCTCGGCCCGATCGTCGGCGGCCTGCTGCTCGACCACGCCGGTTGGCAGTGGATCTTCCTGATGAATGTCCCGATCGCGTTCATCGCCGCAGGTGCGGTCTCGTTGCTCGTCCCGGAGACGCGGAGCTCGAACCGGCCGGCGATCGACTGGCTCGGCATCGTGCTGTCGAGTACGGGCCTGGCTGCTCTGGTGTACGGCGTGACCAAGGCCGGCGAGACGTCCTGGACCGACGGTGTGACGATCCTGTTCCTCGGGCTGGCCGTCGTACTGATCGCCGGATTCCTGGTCTGGCAGCGGCGCAACCGGGAGCCGTTGATCGAGCTGCGGCTGTTCAGCGAGCGGGTGTTCACCGGAGGCGCCGTACTGCTGACGGTGTCGGTGTTCGCGATCTTCGGCCTGCTGTTCACGATGCCGCAGTACTTCCAGGGCATCAACGGATCGGACGCGTTGCACACCGGGCTAAAGTTGCTGCCGTTCATCGGCGGGATGACGGTCGGCGCGAAGCTGGCGTCACCGGTCGATTCGAAGGTCGGCACCCGGCTGGTGGTGATGGCCGGGTTCGTGGTGATGGCGGTCGGGTTCGTGCTCGGCGCCTTCACCGATCTCGGGACCGGGTACGGCTACACGGCGATCTGGTTCGTGGTGGTCGGATTCGGGCTCGGCTGTTCGATGCCGCAGGCAATGAACGCGGCGCTCGGCGTACTCGATCCGGAGCGGGCCGGGACCGGATCTGGTCTGCTGCAGGCGTTCCGGCAGGTCGGCGGCACGGTCGGCGTCGCCGTACTCGGGACCGTGCTGAACTCGGTCTACCGCCACAACGTCGACACGACCGGGCTCCCGGCGCAGGTCGCGGACGCGGTCGAGAAGAGCCTCGGCGGCGGACTTGCGGTCGCCGAGAAGGCTGGCTCGCCGCACCTGCTCGCCAACGTCCGCGATGCCTTCATGACCAGTCTGAACACCACGATGTGGGTCTCCGGAGGCATCGCCGTCGCAGGTGCGATCCTCGCGGCGGTGCTGATGCCGAAGAAGAAGACTGCCCGCCCCCAGGACGGGAGCGGGCAGCCAGTGATGAGCTGAGGATCAGTTGAGCACGAGGCCCGGGTACAGCGGGTGCTTGTCGAGGATCTCCGCCGAGGCGGCGCGGGTCTTGTCCGCGACGCCGTCGGCAAGGACGTACTTCGCCTTCGACGGGGCGCCCGCGGACGTGGTCGTCGGGGTGGTCGAGGACAGTACGTCGACGATCAGCTCGGCGACCCGGTCGAACTCGTCGGCGCCGAACCCGCGCGTGGTGAGTGCCGGCGTACCGATCCGGACACCCGAGGTGTACCAGGCGCCGTTCGGGTCGCGCGGCACCGCGTTCCGGTTGGTGACGATGCCCGCGTCGAGCAGCGCCGACTCGGCCTGCCGGCCGGTGATGCCGTACGACGACACGTCGAGCAGGACCAGGTGGTTCTCGGTGCCGTCCGTCACGAGCTTCACGCCGCGCTTCATCAGACCCTCGGCCAGTACGACGGCGTTGTCCGCGACCGCCTGCGCGTACTCACGGAACGACGGCTGCCGCGCCTCGGCCAGCGCGACCGCCTTGGCGGCCATCGTCTGGCTCAGCGGACCGCCCAGCACCATCGGGCAACCGCGGTCGACGGACTCGGCGTACTCCGGCTGGCAGAGGACCATGCCGCCGCGCGGGCCACGCAGCGACTTGTGCGTCGTGGTCGTCGTGACATGCGCGTGCGGGACCGGGTCGAAGTCGCCGGTGAAGACCTTGCCCGCGACCAGGCCGGCGAAGTGCGCCATGTCGACCATCAGCGTCGCGCCGACCTCGTCGGCGATCTCGCGCATCTTGGCGAAGTTCACCTTGCGCGGGTACGCCGAGTAGCCGGCGATGAGGATCAGCGGCTTGAACTCGCGGGCCTTGCGGGCTACCTCGTCGTAGTCGAGCAGCCCGGTCTCCGGGTCGGTGCCGTAGGAGTGCTGGTTGAACATCTTGCCGGAGATGTTCGGCCGGAAGCCGTGCGTCAGGTGACCGCCGGCGTCCAGTGACATGCCGAGCATCTTCTGGTCGCCGAGCGCCTTGCGGAGCTTGGTCCAGTCGTCCTCGGACAGGTCGTTGACGTGCTTGGCGCCGGCCTCGGCCAGCGCCGGGGACTCGATCCGCTGCGCCAGGATCGCCCAGAACGCGACCAGGTTCGCGTCGATGCCGGAGTGCGGCTGGACGTAGGCGTGCGGTGCGTCGAACAGGGCCCGCGCGTGGTCGGCGGCGGCCTGCTCGACGGTGTCGACGTTCTGGCAGCCGGCGTAGAAGCGGTGGCCGATGGTGCCCTCGGCGTACTTGTCCGAGAGCCAGTTGCCCATCGTCAGCAAGGTGGCGGGGGAGGCGTAGTTCTCGCTCGCGATCAGCTTCAGCGAGGAGCGCTGGTCGGCCAGCTCGGCCTTGATCGCGCCGGCGATGGTCGGTTCGACCGCGGCGATCACCTGCAGCGCATTGTTGTACGCGGCCGACGCGGCGGCGGCATCGAAGGGTTGAGTCATCGTTGTCTCTCCTGCGGTTGCAGTCGGTCGAAGGCACCCAGGCGCACGGTGCCGACGGGTTTCGCTCCCCGGTGGTTATCCACCTCAGCGCGCCAGTCGCGACGCGCTCACCCTATCGCGCGCCCGACGATCTGATCGAACGGTGTCGTCCGCGGCAGCGTGCCGAACACACCACCCCAGTCGTTGGCCAACCGCGATGCCACGAACGCGTCCGCGACGACCGGGGTCGAATGCCTGACGAGTAGCGAACCCTGCAGGCACAGGGCCATCTGAGCGGCCAGTCTGCGGGCGCCGGCTTCGGCGTTCTCGATGTCAGCAAGCGCTTGCAGTACGTCGTTCACCGCGGTGTCCAGCCTGGCGTCGGCCCCTTGCACCGCGGCCATTTCACCCAGCCACGCCTCGAGCGACTCGGGCCGGCGGAGCGCCCGCAGTACGTCGAGCGCGTTGACGTTCCCCGACCCTTCCCAGATGGAGTTGAGCGGGGACTCCCGATAGAGCAGCGGGAGGCCCGACTCCTCGACATACCCGTTCCCGCCGAGACACTCCAACGCCTCCGCGACCATGAACGGCGTCCGCTTGCACACCCAGAACTTCGCCAACGGAAGAGCGATCCGGCGGAAGGCTGCTTCCTTCGGGTCCGGTGAGTCAACAGCGGCTGCCAGGCGCATCCCCAGAGCGGTCGCCGCCTCGGACTCGATCGCCAGATCCGCCAGTACGTTCTGCATCGCCGGCTTGTCGGCCAGCAGCCCACCGAAGGCACTCCGGTGCCGCGTGTGCCAGATCGCCTCGATGAGGGCTTTCCTTTGCAGCGCGGCTGAGCCCAGCACACAGTCCAGCCGAGTGGCCGCGACCATCTCGATGATCGTGCGGACCCCGGCACCCTCGTCGCCCAGGCGATATCCGATCGTGCCGTGGAACTCGACCTCCGACGACGCGTTCGAGCGGTTCCCCAGCTTGTCCTTGAGCCGCTGCAGCGCGAACGGGTTCCGGTTGCCATCGGCAAGCACCCGCGGTACGACGAAACAGCTCAGCCCGTCCGGCGCCTGGGCCAGCACCAGGAACACATCCACCTGCGGCGCCGAGCAGAACCACTTGTGCCCGTTCAGCTGGTACTCACCGTCGTCACCGACAGGCGTCGCGGTCGTGAGGTTCGCCCGTACGTCGGACCCGCCCTGCTTCTCGGTCATCCCCATCCCGGCGAGCACACCGTTCTTGGCCGCGACCGGCAACCGCCGTACGTCGTACTCCGTCGACGCCAGTTGCGGGACCCACTCCTTCGCGAGGCGCTCGTCCGCGCGGAGCGCCGGCACCGCGGCGTACGTCATCGAGATCGGGCAGCCGTGGCCGGGCTCGACCTGCGACCACAGATAGAAACCCGCTGCCCGGGCGAGGTGCGGCGACGGGCGATCGCTGGTCCACGGCGCGGCCTGAAGCCCGAAGCCGACGGCCCGCTCCATCAGCCAGTGCCACGAGGGGTGGAACTCGACCTCGTCGATGCGGTTCCCGTACCGGTCGTGGGTGCGCAGTACGGGCGGGTTCTGGTTCGCCGGGAGGGCGTGTGCGCGGGCCTCCTCGGAGCCGGCCAGCTCGCCGATCCGGTGTAGACCGGGGTCGCCGGCCAGGTCGGCGTACGGACGCAGAGCGTCACCGAGAGCCGCGTCCTGGGTGA carries:
- a CDS encoding GbsR/MarR family transcriptional regulator, which gives rise to MAEEPSLEAVSQFVERFAGVLANSGVPTMSARVMGAMLVSPTGTMTAAELAEALKISQPAVSGAVRQLLQVSFISRERLPGSRKDHYRIREDVFAAILERRNLALSEWESTSRSGAALFAADSPVARRLTEAADFFAFIHTDMEQMIKNWRADHPG
- a CDS encoding DHA2 family efflux MFS transporter permease subunit — its product is MTTTTDTAAPTLTGGRRFGVLIALCLAVLVLGLDTTVLNVALPTLAKDLDASTSQLQWMANSYNLVLAALLLPAGLLGDRFGRRKIIAIALTLFGLASLACALSDSAGQLIAARAFLGIGAAMIVPVALSLITVLFRTEEERKKAIGFFVVANSIGMPLGPIVGGLLLDHAGWQWIFLMNVPIAFIAAGAVSLLVPETRSSNRPAIDWLGIVLSSTGLAALVYGVTKAGETSWTDGVTILFLGLAVVLIAGFLVWQRRNREPLIELRLFSERVFTGGAVLLTVSVFAIFGLLFTMPQYFQGINGSDALHTGLKLLPFIGGMTVGAKLASPVDSKVGTRLVVMAGFVVMAVGFVLGAFTDLGTGYGYTAIWFVVVGFGLGCSMPQAMNAALGVLDPERAGTGSGLLQAFRQVGGTVGVAVLGTVLNSVYRHNVDTTGLPAQVADAVEKSLGGGLAVAEKAGSPHLLANVRDAFMTSLNTTMWVSGGIAVAGAILAAVLMPKKKTARPQDGSGQPVMS
- a CDS encoding glycine hydroxymethyltransferase, coding for MTQPFDAAAASAAYNNALQVIAAVEPTIAGAIKAELADQRSSLKLIASENYASPATLLTMGNWLSDKYAEGTIGHRFYAGCQNVDTVEQAAADHARALFDAPHAYVQPHSGIDANLVAFWAILAQRIESPALAEAGAKHVNDLSEDDWTKLRKALGDQKMLGMSLDAGGHLTHGFRPNISGKMFNQHSYGTDPETGLLDYDEVARKAREFKPLILIAGYSAYPRKVNFAKMREIADEVGATLMVDMAHFAGLVAGKVFTGDFDPVPHAHVTTTTTHKSLRGPRGGMVLCQPEYAESVDRGCPMVLGGPLSQTMAAKAVALAEARQPSFREYAQAVADNAVVLAEGLMKRGVKLVTDGTENHLVLLDVSSYGITGRQAESALLDAGIVTNRNAVPRDPNGAWYTSGVRIGTPALTTRGFGADEFDRVAELIVDVLSSTTPTTTSAGAPSKAKYVLADGVADKTRAASAEILDKHPLYPGLVLN
- a CDS encoding acyl-CoA dehydrogenase family protein, whose translation is MADPFAVTNQAPPLRGVNFFTQDAALGDALRPYADLAGDPGLHRIGELAGSEEARAHALPANQNPPVLRTHDRYGNRIDEVEFHPSWHWLMERAVGFGLQAAPWTSDRPSPHLARAAGFYLWSQVEPGHGCPISMTYAAVPALRADERLAKEWVPQLASTEYDVRRLPVAAKNGVLAGMGMTEKQGGSDVRANLTTATPVGDDGEYQLNGHKWFCSAPQVDVFLVLAQAPDGLSCFVVPRVLADGNRNPFALQRLKDKLGNRSNASSEVEFHGTIGYRLGDEGAGVRTIIEMVAATRLDCVLGSAALQRKALIEAIWHTRHRSAFGGLLADKPAMQNVLADLAIESEAATALGMRLAAAVDSPDPKEAAFRRIALPLAKFWVCKRTPFMVAEALECLGGNGYVEESGLPLLYRESPLNSIWEGSGNVNALDVLRALRRPESLEAWLGEMAAVQGADARLDTAVNDVLQALADIENAEAGARRLAAQMALCLQGSLLVRHSTPVVADAFVASRLANDWGGVFGTLPRTTPFDQIVGRAIG